A region from the Diadema setosum chromosome 17, eeDiaSeto1, whole genome shotgun sequence genome encodes:
- the LOC140240583 gene encoding endonuclease 8-like 2, with product MPEGPSLRRWCTQCRQFVGRNITRICGSSKAIDHAKWCRATLSRVEVYGKQLFLRFSHDSSRGSCANIEGESTWIRCHFLMWGSVRVNEYSCKPSKTNRFPEPRLVLFFSRDEYLVFYGGSFHEVESPPEDHGTDILSDTFDVDGAVANIMQDTPIACTLMDQGKFSGLGNIIKNEVLFATGLHPMTPGTRISRSKAEEVVRHAVDFSKRWLTWKMEEQHSVRFGDWTSIYKKGLCPAGHTTRRSLFGPNDMERITYWCPTCQPEVCCREIAEEQSSVQTSDDTAKDLSVNSMVMTGERKFLPSESPSHASPGRTASSFDLQDSDRPLQFATEEPRIIKDEERESDDESVLAWPQKRVKVESIDPTTTSYTHASECGVRDYPEDMYIGGRWNTQEEEDGNQLISIATSTLRVMMKNKPRIRLCKVAVNSDLSFN from the coding sequence ATGCCCGAGGGGCCGTCCTTGAGGCGCTGGTGCACTCAATGCAGGCAGTTCGTGGGCAGAAATATCACGCGTATTTGCGGATCGTCGAAGGCGATTGATCACGCAAAATGGTGCCGCGCCACTTTGTCGAGGGTGGAAGTCTATGGAAAGCAGCTCTTCCTGCGATTTAGCCACGATTCGTCGCGTGGATCCTGTGCAAATATCGAGGGGGAATCGACCTGGATCAGATGTCATTTCCTTATGTGGGGGAGTGTCAGGGTCAACGAATATAGCTGCAAGCCGTCAAAGACAAATCGCTTTCCTGAGCCTCGACTCGTGTTGTTCTTCAGCAGAGACGAGTATCTTGTGTTTTACGGCGGTAGCTTCCATGAGGTAGAGAGTCCACCGGAAGATCACGGCACCGACATCTTGAGTGACACCTTCGATGTCGACGGCGCAGTAGCGAACATCATGCAAGACACACCGATCGCTTGCACCTTGATGGATCAAGGCAAGTTCAGTGGCCTCGGCAACATCATCAAAAACGAGGTCCTGTTTGCGACAGGCCTGCACCCGATGACGCCTGGAACGAGGATATCGCGTTCTAAAGCCGAGGAGGTTGTCAGACATGCCGTGGATTTCAGCAAACGGTGGCTCACTTGGAAGATGGAAGAGCAACATTCTGTCAGATTCGGCGACTGGACCAGTATCTACAAGAAAGGTCTCTGCCCAGCTGGCCACACAACAAGGAGGTCTCTGTTCGGTCCAAACGATATGGAACGGATTACATACTGGTGCCCAACATGTCAACCAGAAGTTTGCTGTCGAGAGATTGCCGAGGAACAAAGTAGCGTTCAGACTTCTGATGACACTGCAAAAGACCTCTCAGTCAATTCCATGGTGATGACAGGTGAGCGCAAGTTCCTGCCGTCCGAAAGTCCTTCACATGCATCGCCAGGTCGCACAGCGTCAAGCTTTGATCTGCAAGACTCAGACCGCCCTCTTCAGTTCGCGACGGAGGAGCCCCGAATAATCAAAGACGAAGAGAGGGAATCAGACGACGAAAGTGTTCTTGCATGGCCGCAGAAGAGGGTCAAAGTCGAATCAATAGACCCTACGACCACTTCATACACCCATGCCTCTGAGTGCGGGGTGAGAGACTACCCAGAGGACATGTACATTGGAGGCAGATGGAACACGCAAGAAGAGGAAGACGGTAATCAGTTGATATCGATTGCGACGTCGACTCTCCGAGTGATGATGAAGAATAAACCTCGAATAAGGCTGTGCAAAGTTGCTGTGAATTCAGACTTATCTTTTAACTGA